CGTCGGCGCCTATGACCCGCGGCCGTTGCCAGCTGCGGCCGCCACCGCGGAGGTCGACGGCTACACGGTTTCCCTCACTGGTTCAGCCCACGCGGGCCAGACGTCGAAGCTCACGCTCTCGGTCAGCTATGACGGACACCCCGTCATGGACTTACAGCCCTACCTCGCTGCGTACGGGCATCTGGTTGCGCTGCGCGCGTCCGATCTTGCGTATCTCCACGTTCATCCGGACGGGCATCCGGGTGACGGTGTTACCCCGGCCGGGCCGGCAATCATCTTCTACGCCACCATGCCGAGCGCCGAAGACTATCGATTGTTCTTGGACTTCAAACACGATGGTGTGGTGCGTACCGCCGAATTCACTGTGACTGCTGACAACGCAACGGCGCCTGTGTCGGAGCATGCGCACGCTCACCATGGGCACTGAATTCGAACGCCGACAGGCGAAACAACAGTGTTCGGCCGATAGGTGTCAGCGCCGAAGCGAGTCGGGAAACATTACTGCGCGGTTGAGAAAGTCGTCCGGGTCGAAGGCTCGCTTGATCGCCCACATGGTCCCGATGTCCTCCGGTGTGAGCGCCATGTCGAGGTAGTTGCGTTTGAGCGAGCCGACTCCGTGCTCGGAACTGATATTTCCGCCGTAGTGGCGCACCAGTTCGAGAATGCGGAGGTAGACGGCGTCGGCGTCCGGGCAATTCAGGATGTTCAGATGAATGTTTCCTTCGGCTACATGGCCGAACAAGATCGGGATCGCGTCCGGTGCGTGCTCTGCGACAACGCCGACCGCAGCGTCCGCGAATGCCGCCAGGGTGTCGAGGGGGAGTGCCGCGTCGAACTTGAGGGGTGGGCCGAACAACCCTACGACTTCTGCGAAACATTCACGTGCAGTCCATAATCGGGCGGAACCCGCTACATCGAGTGCCACGGCGGGCGCGTCCGGTGGATTGATCAGATCTATGGTGGAGCTCACCTCTTCGGAGGGGTCGTGTGCCCCGGATACCTCGGCCAGCAGGTACCACCGGCGTCCCGTCGGAACGACGGCACCCAATCTGCTCGCCGCAAGTTCCAAACCATGGCCGTCGAGTAGCTCAAGCGCGTCGACGCCGCCGACGGTACGCAGAATGCGTCCGGCATCGACAACGGCGCCCAGTGAATCGAACCCGATGAGTGTGGTGACCCGGTGCTTCGGGACGGGGTGAAGTGCCAGGTCGACGCGGGTGATCACACCAAGCGTTCCCTCGCTGCCCACCCAGAGTGCCGGCAGGTTGTAGCCGGAATTGTCGGACAGCACGTTCGGTGAGCGGCGCACCGTCGTACCGTCGGGGAGCACCACTTCGAGTCCGGCTACCTGCTCGGCCATGTTGCCGTATCGAACCGTGTGCAGCCCACCGGCATTGGTGGCGGCCATACCGCCGATTGTCGCCGTATCGCGCGACGCGATATCGACGCCGAACTTCAATCCGGCGTGAGCCGCCGCGGAATGTACCTGTGCAAGTGTCACTCCCGCGCCGACGGTGATCCTCCCCATTGCGGCGTCGACATCGCCGATCGTCGTGAGGCGCTCGGTGGAGAGCAGAACGTCGTCGTGTTCTGGCACCGTTCCGGCAACAAGTCCGGTGCGTCCACCCTGCACAGTGACGGGTGCGCCGAATTGCCGGCAGACATTCAGCGCGGCGGCCACTTCCGCGGTATCGGCCGGGCGGACCAAGGCCTGAGCGCGCCCGCTGTATCTGCCTGTGTGATCGACTGAGCGGGAGCGTAGAACATCGGGATCGTCGGTGACGAACCGTTGTCCCACAACGTCGGCAAGCGCTTTTCTCAGACCGTCCACTCCGTGATCGTATGCCGCCGTCGGCTGTGGCAAGGTGACGGCCATGACTGCTTCCGATCCGCATCCCACCCGTCTTGAGCGAATCCGCACCGATGGCGGCGCCGAGGTTGCCGTGCTGACCTTCGCTCACGGTCCGCTCAATCTGTTCGATCAGGCGATGTTCGACGCCGTGATCGCGGATATCGCGTCGTTGACTGCGGCGCCGCCGCGCGCGGTTTTGCTGCGGGCGGAGGGCAAGGTCAACTCGGCCGGTGTCGACGTCCATGTTTTCGACGGGTTGACCGCCGAGCAGGGCGCCGAGTTGTGGCGCGAGCTTTTTGCGCAGATCTGCCACCCGCTCGAGGCCCTGCCGTGTCCCGTGGTCTACGCCGCGCATGGTTTGACGCTGACGGCCGCATTCGAGATTTCTCTGGCCTGCGACATCATTCTCGCCGCGCCCAAGGCGAAGTTCGGACTGGTCGAGACAGTGGTCGGGCTGACGCCGTCGATGGGTGGACCGCAACGCCTGGCCGAGCGGGCGGGTTCCGGGCGTGCTCGTGAACTGGTGATGACGGGCGATCTGTACGACGCCGCGACGCTGGCGGCCTGGGGCGTGGTCAATGCCGTCCACGACGACGTCGATGTGGCCGCACGGGCGTTGGTGGCGCGGTTGGCCGACGGGCCGACGCGGGCGCATGATGCGACCAAGCAGATCGTGGCGGCGTGGCGTTCCGGCGGAATCGCTCATGCCGATGCGGTGACACCGACAGTGTCAGGAGCGTTGTTCGAGACCGACGACCTACGCGGCGCCGTGCGCAGCTTCCTCGATGTCGGTCCCGGAAAGGCCGTCTATACAGGCACGTAAGTACACGGGTATCGCCAGAGTGCTCCACTACGTGTGACTCACGTCATATAGTCGAATGACCGGGTGTGGGTTTGTCACGGTCTGTGGAGGTACAGATGCGGTCGAGGCTTGTGGAGTATCACTGTTCGAATGGGCTGCTCACGGATACACGCGTCAGTCGGGCAACGGACGGTCTGCTGCGCTACCGGCAGTTGGAGCCGTCACTGTCGGAGTTACTCGATGTTGCGGTGCACCGGTTTGCCGGGCGAACGGCGGTCGAGGAGGTGCATGGGGAGCAGATCACCTTTGCCGAACTGTGGGCCGAATCGTCTCGGGTTGCCGGCGGGTTGAAGTCGCGGGGAATCGAGATCGGCGATCGGGTGGCCATTCGGTTTGCGGCCGGTGTTCGGTGGCTGGAAGCGTGCCTCGGCGTCATCCTGGCCGGTGGAGTTCCGGTGTCCCTCGGTGCGCAGTGGGCCGACGCGGAGGTTTCCGCCGTGATCGCGGACAGTGGGTCGGTGCTGGTGCTCGACGGGGAACTGCCGCACGGGGTTCCGTTCATCGACGACGGTGCTGCGCCGGACGAGTTGGCGGTTCTGGCGTATACCGCAGATCCGTCCGGTGCGATGCTGGGCGTCGAATTGAGCAACGAAAATGTGCTCTCGACTATCGAGGCGTTACTGCATTCGCGGGACTACGGCGTCGAGGGTGTGCGAAATCTTCTGGTTGACAGTGATTTTCGATCCGTCCGGCAGTTGGTTCATGTGCTCGCCACGTTGGTGGTCGGCGGTACCGTCGTCGTTGCGGGTGATTTTTGGCGTGAGTGCACCCATACCGTCGACATTGTCACCGGGCGCCCCGAGGATCTCCTCGAACCACGATTGCTTTCGGTGGGCCCGGCGGCACGGGCCGGTTCACGATCCGTGAAGTGGGTGGACTGCAGTGGGTCGCCGGTCACGGCGGAGGAGGAAGAGAAGCTACTGGCGGCATTTCCGGCTGCGCAGCATGTGATCGGTTGGGGAAAGACCGAGACGTGTGGCGGGGGACTGATCTTGCCGATCGAATCGGCTTCGACACATTTGGGGAGTGTGGGAATCGCTTTCGGCGGAATGGAAGTCGCGTTGTACGGACCCGACGCGCCGGGCGGATACGGCGAACTGTGGTGCCGGGGGCCGAGTGTCGCGCGCCGGTACTGGAATTCGCCGGAAGTGACGTCGTCTCGTTTCACGCAGGGCTGGTTCTGCACCCATGACACCGCGCAGATCGATGCGGAAGGCTTCGTCCGTATTGTCGAACGAAACGTCGCGTGAGCGAGTGCGCGGCGTCGTCAAGACTACGAGAGGGAGCCAGATGGCAGACGAGGTACTCACCGAGCGGCGCGGGCGGACGCTGATCATCACGATCAACCGGCCCGAGGCACGAAACGCGATCAACGCGGCGGTCAGTCACGGATTGGCGGCTGCTGTCGAAGAACTCGACGGTGATGACGAGCTGTCATTGGCAGTGCTGACCGGCGCGGGCGGAAATTTCTGTGCCGGGATGGATCTCAAGGCATTTGTGACCGGCGAGAACGTCCTGGTCCCGGGGCGAGGACTCGGTTTCACCGAAGGGCCGCCGCGCAAGCCGATCATTTCGGCGGTCGAGGGCTACGCGTTGGCCGGCGGCACCGAGTTGGTGCTGGCCACGGATCTGGTCGTTGCCTCGCGCGAAGCCAAGTTCGGAATCCCCGAGGTCAAGCGCGGTCTGGCCGCAGGCGCCGGCGGATTGTTCCGTCTGCCCAAGCGCATTCCGTATCAGAAGGCCCTGGAATATGCCCTGACCGGTGATGCTTTCACCGCGGAGGAAGCGCATTCGTACGGATTTGTGAACACGCTGACCGAACCGGGTCAGGCGTTGGAGGGTGCATTGGCTCTCGCTGACCGCATCAGCCGTAACGGTCCGCTGGCCGTCGCGGTCACCAAGGAGATCATGGTCAAGGCCGCTGGATGGTCGGACGACGAGGCTTTTGCCAACCAGTTGCAGTTGCTGGCACCGGTTTTCGGATCCGAGGATGCACGAGAAGGTGCGACGGCTTTTGCCGAGAAGCGCGCGCCCGTATGGAAGGGTCGGTAACACGACATGGCTACACCAGTTGCCGAACTGCACATGCACATCGAGGGTTCGCTCGAACCCGAGCAGATCTACCGCCTCGCCGAGCGAAATCGAATGGACTTGCCCTACAAGGACATCGAAGACCTGAAGTCCCGCTACGAGTTCTCGGATCTGCAGTCGTTCCTCGATCTGTACTTTGCCAACATGGCAGTTCTGCGCACAGCCGAGGACTTTGCGGATCTCACGCGGGCGTACTTCCGTCGTGCTGCCGCTGCAGGTGTCTCGCACGCCGAGTTCTTCTTCAACCCGCAAGCGCACGTCGTCCGGGGTGTTCCGTTGACCGAGGTGCTCGACGGAATCATGGATGCCGTTGCATCCAGCGAGCGGGAGTTCGGACTCAGCAGTAGCGCCATTGCCGCGATTCTGCGTGATCAACCGGTCAGGGATGCCGAGGAGATCTTCTCGGAGATCATCCGGTTGCAGGCCCCAATTGTCGGTCTGGGCCTCGATTCTGCAGAGGTGGGTAACCCGCCGTCGCTCTTCGAGGACGTGTTCGCGCGGGCTCGCGCCGAGGGGCTTCACGTGGTTGCCCATGCCGGTGAGGAAGGCCCGCCGGAGTACATCTGGCAGGCGCTCGACATCCTCGGTGCAGAACGCATCGACCACGGCGTCCGCGCTCTCGAAGACCCGGCGCTGGTCGAGCGCCTGGTGGACGAGGAGATCCCGCTGACGGTCTGCCCGTTGTCGAATGTTCGTCTTCGCGTGTTCGACAAGCTCGAGGATCACCCGTTGCGGACGATGCTCGACCTCGGGCTCGTCGTGACAGTCAATTCCGACGATCCCGCATACTTCGGCGGGTACGTCGACGACAACTTCGCCGAACTCGGTCGAGCAATCGGGTTGACCGAGTCCGAACGTGAGACGTTGGCCCGCAATTCGATCAAGGCGTCGTTTGCCAGTGAATCGCGGAAAGCGGAATTGCTGCGTTAGAGAAGCGAACTCACTCGCCGAGAACCTGGCGCAGGTAGTCGTTGTCGAAAACGCGGTCCGCGTCGTACTTGTCTCGGACGGCGATGAAGTTGTCGAGTTTTGCGTACGTGGGGCGTAAGTCGTCGACGGACCGGTTGTGCATCTTGCCCCAGTGCGGCCGGCCGTCGACGGCTTTTGCCATCGCTTCGACTGCGGCGAAGTACTCGGTCTCGGACCGGCGGTGATATTGGTGCACCGCGACGTACGCCGTATCGCGGCCGTTGGCGGTGGAGAGCCACACGTCGTCGGCGGCGGCAAAGCGAACCTCGACGGGAAACGCAACGTTGGTTCGGGTTCTCTCCAGCCACTGGTTGATCTCGTGGAGTAGATCTTTGACGTGTTCCGCCGGGACGGCGTATTCCATTTCCTTGAACTTCACCCGGCGCGGCGATGCAAATACCCGGTAGCTGCGGTCGGTGTATTCGCGTGCGCCGAGCAGGCGTGACGAGATCTGGTTGATAGTGGGGATGGCGGCCGGCGCGCGTGCGGCGATGCGGTTGACGCCCTCGAAGAGCGTGTTCGACATGAAGTCGTCCTCGATGAAGCTTCGGATCGCGCCGACAGGGTTCAACGGCGTGTCGCCGGGGAGACGCGTGTTCCGTTTGGTGAGGACTCGATCGGTGTGGGGGAACCAGTAGAACTCGAAGTGGTCGACGCCGCGGCACTCGTCTTCCATAGTGTCCAAGATGTGGGACAGCGTGTCGGGTTTTTCAACTGCGTGCAACGTGAATCGAGGTGAACACGAGAGCGTGAACTTGGTGATGATGCCGATCGCGCCCAAGCCGATTCGGGCAGCTTCGAACAGTTCCGGATTTTGATCCGCGGAGGCGGTGACAATTGCGCCGTCGGCTGTCACGATTTCGAGGCTGTGAATCTGCGTCGACAGTCCACCGAATGCGGCGCCGGTCCCGTGTGTTCCGGTACCGAGGGCTCCGGCAAGGGATTGGGCGTCGATGTCGCCGAGGTTGGTCATCGCGTAACCGCGTTCCCATAACGCCTCGTTGAGGGCACGCAGGCGGGTGCCGGCGAGGACTGTGACTAGAGCCCCGTCATCGGTAGGCGTGATCGATTCGATCCCGGAGAAGTTGTCGAGACTGACAAGAACTCCGTCGGTGACGGCAGCGCCGGTAAAGGAATGACCGGCCCCGACTGCTTTGACACGCCACCCGCGAGTTGCGGCTTCGGCAACAAGTGTGGCGAGCTCACGAGTGTTTCTCGGGGTTGCGAATTGTCGCGGTGAGGCGCGTTGAGTGCCTGCCCAGTTCTGCCAAGTTTCTGAAGCCATTCGACAATCATGTACTTGGACGTTCGTCCAAGCAAGCATTGCGCCTAGTTTTTCCGCTCTCCGTTCTACGATCATGGGATGCTGAACAGGCTTCCGGCGGACGAGCGCCGCACACAACTGATCGAATCTGCCATATCCATCGCCGAACAGCGCGGCGTGAGTTCAGTGACGGTTCGTGCCGTAGCCGAAGAGGCGGGCGTATCGCTGGGCGTGGTTCATTACTGTTTCGAGAGCAAAGAGGAGCTCATCGCTGCGATGGGCGAGACGCTGATCGTTCAGCTCAGTGAATCGTTGCAGCATGCCTTCGGGCAGGTCCGCCACGCACCTGATCTGACGGGGATCCAAGGACTGAAGGAATTGCTGCACATTGGCTTGACGGGAATGTGGCCTCTTATCGAGGCGACGCCTGATCGGCAGTTGCTGACCTACGAGATCACGGCTCAGGCTCTGCGCAGTCGTAACCTCGGTGCCGAGCGCGCGGGGGCCGTCGCCAGCGACCAGTACCGAATCATGGACGAGCATGCCATCACTTTTCTCGAAGAGTGCGCCAAGATTTCCGGAACTGTCTGGACCGAGTCTTTGCAAGCGTTGGCGCGATGGAGTCTGGCGATGATCGACGGGCTCGTGCTGCGCTGGCTTGTCGATCGTGACTCCGACGCAACCATTGCGGAATTCGGCGAAATGGTTCAGGTCATTGCCGGAAAGGCGATCGAGGCGCCGCACTGACCCGACATGGACATGCGTCCAATTCGGGTGTTGACTTAGCCGCAACGCCCCGAAGATAGGACACACGTGAGAACAACACTGGATCGACTTACTGCCGCTACCGCTGATGTCGACCCGCCCCTGGCCGCTCTCGACCTGACGACCCTGCGCAGCAATGCCGCCGATCTGGTTCGCCGGGCCGGGGGAACTCCGGTGCGGGTTGCGAGTAAGTCGGTCCGGTGCCGCGCCGTGCTCGAGGAAACTCTGGGCAGCGGGCTCACCGAGCAGGGTGGATTTCGCGGAATCATGGCCTACTCACTCCGCGAAGCATTGTGGTTGGTCGGTCTTGGTGCCCGCGACATCCTGATGGGATATCCCACCGTGGATCGTGGAGCATTGGCCCAACTCGCCGGCGATCCTCTTGCGATCGCGTCGATCACGCTCATGATCGACGACGACGCTCAACTCGACGTCATCAGATCCGCTGCCTCCGGAACTGCGCCGATTCGGGTGTGCCTCGACGTGGACGCATCCTTGCGGATCGGGCCGATACACTTGGGCGTCCGACGCTCGCCGCTTCGCGAACCGAATGATGTTGCCGCACTGGCCTTGCGTGCGCGGTCACGCGGATTCTCCGTTGTCGGGGTCATGTTCTACGAAGCGCAGATCGCCGGGTTGCCCGACACCAGCGCGCCGATCGGCTGGGTAAAGAAGGCATCGGCCCGGGAGTTGTCGCACCGGCGAGGGGCCGTTGTTTCTGCGGTCACTGATGCGGTGGGCACCCTCGAGATTGTGAACAGTGGTGGCACCGGGTCACTCGAAGTCAGTTCTGCCGATTCGGTGGTCACCGAAGTAACAGCGGGTTCGGGACTGTACGTACCGACGCTCTTCGACAGATACCGCGCCTTCCGTCCGGACCCCGCTCTGTTCTTTGCGCTCTCCGCGGTTCGTAAACCGACGCCGAAGGTCACCACACTCTTCGGTGGTGGGTACATCGCCTCCGGGCCGGCAGGCGCCGCGAGGGTTCCGAAACCGATGCGTCCACTGGGCCTGACATTGCTCCGCAACGAAGGCGCAGGAGAGGTGCAGACGCCGGTCACCGGACGGGCTGCCGGCGACATCGCGATCGGTGACCGCGTGTGGTTCCGTCACGCGAAGGCCGGTGAATTGTGTGAGCGGTTCGATCACGTGCATCTGGTTGATGCCGACGGCACCGCCACCGCGGTACCCACGTATCGCGGCGACGGTCAGTGCTTCGGCTAGCCGGCCGTCAGGCGCATGAAGGCTCCGAGTTCCACCAACCCAGCGGGAGTAGTCGGCATGTACTGCGTCAGTGCATACGACCGGACGATGATGGCGCACCATTTTCCGCGTGAGACAGCAACATTGAGACGGTTGCGGGAGAGCAGAAACGACATTCCGCGTGGAACGTCCTCGACCGCGGACGCCGCCATCGATACGATCGCGACTGCCGCCTCACGTCCCTGGAACTTGTCGACGGTGCCCACCTCGACGTCGGTGAACCCAGCCTCGGTGAGGTCACGCTCGATGGTGCCCACCTGAGCGTTGTATGGCGCGACCACCAGAATGTCAGCCTCGGTCAGGGGACGGGTGCCGTCGAATTCGCTGGGATCGGTCCACGGTGTTCCGAGGAGTTCGCGGATCTGCGTGACGATCACGGCAGACTCTTCGGGTGAATACGTCGAGTTGCCGGAATGGTCGACGTACACCGTGTGCACACCCGCCGCAAGACCGTCGAGTTTCCGTGCGGCACTTACCGACTCTTGTGACAGGAGCTTGCCCTCGTAGGACAGAGCCGACACCGGCGCGCACAGGTCCGGGTGCATCCGCCAGGTCTTTTCGAGGAAGTACCCCAACTCCGGTGGTAGAGCGCCGTGCCCCTCGGCGAGCCAACCGAGCGCGGACTCGTCAACAGGTTCGGGATGAGTTCCCTGACTGACCTGCGGCAGTTGTTGGGGATCGCCGAGTAGCAGCAGATTCCGCGCGGAAACGGCAACGGCGATGGTGTTGGCCAGCGCAAACTGGCCGGCTTCGTCCACGACGAGGAGATCGAGGCTGCCAGGGGGCACTCGATCGGTGTTGGCAAAATCCCACGCAGTGCCGCCGATCACGCACCCTGTGGACTGCGCCTCGGCCAGGAAGCGGGGGAACTGCTGGGCCGTGATGTCGGTCCACTCCGCAGTTCGGCTGCGGCTGCCCTTCTTCGCCACCAGAGCCGGATCGAGGCCGGCTTTGACGATGCCGCCCAGCATGTTCTCCACCACCGAATGTGATTGCGCAACAACACCGATCCGCCACTGGTGCTGCTCCACCAGAGCCTTGACCACTCGCGCCCCGGTGTACGTCTTACCGGTGCCGGGCGGGCCCTGGACGGCAACGTAGGAGTCGTCCAGATCGAGAACGGCAGCCGTGATCGCGGACGCGTAGTCGTTGCCTTCGCCGACCGGAGGTAGCGCTTCGTCGGAAAGGGTTCGAGGCGCAAGTCGACGCAGAATGTCGACCGCGGCGCGGCGCGGCAACCCGGGCAATCCGTCGCAGGCTTCGGATGCCGCTGCAGCGATGGACTTTTCCATCGGCACCGTCGGGATCGGGCGTCCAGGAGCCAAGGCAACGGGAGTCTCGGAGAATTCGTCACCTCGCAGCAGTTCCTCGATGGTGACAACGTCGAGATTTCCGGATTTCGCGACCGAGACGATCTTCACCCCGTTGGTGCCTCGCTGCGCCGGATTGTCGCCGGCAACGGCGTCGGGGGCGGGGACCTCGTACAGCGCATACATGTCGGTGCCGGGACTCAATGTTGTGCCCGTGCCCAGGGTTCCGGTCAACTGGATGTGCCGACGCGGCTTCTGCCTGGCAGTGTTCTTGTGCCAGTCTGCTTGAATGTCAGGCACGTCCACCACCATCACGTCACGGACGTCGAGGAGATCTTCGATGGGTGCCGACAAGCGATCGAAGTGCGCCCACCAGTGCGGCTTCTTCTCTCGGCTGTGGTACCCGACGGCTGCCGCGAGGAGGGCTGCGGCATGTTGCTCGGCGGTACGCGTCGAACCGGCTTTGTGCCCGGCGAATTCGCGTAGTTCGATTTCGGTTTCAGTGAGATCTTCCACCGGCAGTGCGATCTGCCCCGTCGGCTGACGCAGGGTGATGTCGTGTTCGATCGCGCGATCGACCAACCAGTTGCGCAGTCGGAGTGTCGATTCGCAGTCGTACTCGTTGTAATCGGAAATGCCTTGCAGCAGTTCACGGGCCTCGTCGTCTTTGCCGCGCTCGCGTAGTTCGCAGTAGTCGGAGTACGCAACCACGGACGCGGCGGCGTTGACGACATCACCGTCGCGGCCGTGTTCTCCCATGTACAACGGTTCGAGTTTCTTGATGCTGTACGAGCGGGCCCCGATCCGCAGTGCCGAGCGAACCAGCGGATACAGATCCACGAGCACGTTCTCGCGGAGCAGCGTGTCCACGACCTGCTCGCCCACTCCGTGGCGCGCGGCGAGTCGCAAGAGCGCGGACTTCTCGTAGGCCGCGTAGTGATAGACGTGCATCCCCGGATGAGCCTCGCGCCGCGCGGTCACGTAGTCGAGAAAGTCGACGAGCGCCTGGCGTTCACCGGCGCGGTCATGCGCCCAGAACGGCTTGAACACGTAGTTCTCCGCCGGACCTTCGACGACGCCGAACAGGTACTCGAGCCCCCAGTCTGTGGAACCGTCCTCCGCCCACAGAGGATCACCTTCGAAGTCGAAGAAGATGTCTCCGTCGTCCGGAACCGGCAGCCCCCCGAGTACGGACGGTTTGTAGATATGGAACTCGGCTTCGCCGGATTGTTCCTGGCGCAACTGCAGCGCGGCCTGCGCGCGCAACTTCTCCAGAGTGTCGCGGCGGATACCGTCGACGGTTCCGGTGCTGACGGCCAACTGATCGATCGAACCGATGCCGGCGGCAATCAACTGCAGACGCTGATTACCCCGGAGACCAGCCACCAGGAGCAGATCTCGGTGGTTCTCGACTTCCACGCTGCACGTATCGCACCGTCCGCAG
The nucleotide sequence above comes from Rhodococcus sp. KBS0724. Encoded proteins:
- a CDS encoding FAD-binding oxidoreductase, which produces MAVTLPQPTAAYDHGVDGLRKALADVVGQRFVTDDPDVLRSRSVDHTGRYSGRAQALVRPADTAEVAAALNVCRQFGAPVTVQGGRTGLVAGTVPEHDDVLLSTERLTTIGDVDAAMGRITVGAGVTLAQVHSAAAHAGLKFGVDIASRDTATIGGMAATNAGGLHTVRYGNMAEQVAGLEVVLPDGTTVRRSPNVLSDNSGYNLPALWVGSEGTLGVITRVDLALHPVPKHRVTTLIGFDSLGAVVDAGRILRTVGGVDALELLDGHGLELAASRLGAVVPTGRRWYLLAEVSGAHDPSEEVSSTIDLINPPDAPAVALDVAGSARLWTARECFAEVVGLFGPPLKFDAALPLDTLAAFADAAVGVVAEHAPDAIPILFGHVAEGNIHLNILNCPDADAVYLRILELVRHYGGNISSEHGVGSLKRNYLDMALTPEDIGTMWAIKRAFDPDDFLNRAVMFPDSLRR
- a CDS encoding enoyl-CoA hydratase/isomerase family protein translates to MTASDPHPTRLERIRTDGGAEVAVLTFAHGPLNLFDQAMFDAVIADIASLTAAPPRAVLLRAEGKVNSAGVDVHVFDGLTAEQGAELWRELFAQICHPLEALPCPVVYAAHGLTLTAAFEISLACDIILAAPKAKFGLVETVVGLTPSMGGPQRLAERAGSGRARELVMTGDLYDAATLAAWGVVNAVHDDVDVAARALVARLADGPTRAHDATKQIVAAWRSGGIAHADAVTPTVSGALFETDDLRGAVRSFLDVGPGKAVYTGT
- a CDS encoding class I adenylate-forming enzyme family protein, producing the protein MRSRLVEYHCSNGLLTDTRVSRATDGLLRYRQLEPSLSELLDVAVHRFAGRTAVEEVHGEQITFAELWAESSRVAGGLKSRGIEIGDRVAIRFAAGVRWLEACLGVILAGGVPVSLGAQWADAEVSAVIADSGSVLVLDGELPHGVPFIDDGAAPDELAVLAYTADPSGAMLGVELSNENVLSTIEALLHSRDYGVEGVRNLLVDSDFRSVRQLVHVLATLVVGGTVVVAGDFWRECTHTVDIVTGRPEDLLEPRLLSVGPAARAGSRSVKWVDCSGSPVTAEEEEKLLAAFPAAQHVIGWGKTETCGGGLILPIESASTHLGSVGIAFGGMEVALYGPDAPGGYGELWCRGPSVARRYWNSPEVTSSRFTQGWFCTHDTAQIDAEGFVRIVERNVA
- a CDS encoding crotonase/enoyl-CoA hydratase family protein, with product MADEVLTERRGRTLIITINRPEARNAINAAVSHGLAAAVEELDGDDELSLAVLTGAGGNFCAGMDLKAFVTGENVLVPGRGLGFTEGPPRKPIISAVEGYALAGGTELVLATDLVVASREAKFGIPEVKRGLAAGAGGLFRLPKRIPYQKALEYALTGDAFTAEEAHSYGFVNTLTEPGQALEGALALADRISRNGPLAVAVTKEIMVKAAGWSDDEAFANQLQLLAPVFGSEDAREGATAFAEKRAPVWKGR
- a CDS encoding adenosine deaminase, whose protein sequence is MATPVAELHMHIEGSLEPEQIYRLAERNRMDLPYKDIEDLKSRYEFSDLQSFLDLYFANMAVLRTAEDFADLTRAYFRRAAAAGVSHAEFFFNPQAHVVRGVPLTEVLDGIMDAVASSEREFGLSSSAIAAILRDQPVRDAEEIFSEIIRLQAPIVGLGLDSAEVGNPPSLFEDVFARARAEGLHVVAHAGEEGPPEYIWQALDILGAERIDHGVRALEDPALVERLVDEEIPLTVCPLSNVRLRVFDKLEDHPLRTMLDLGLVVTVNSDDPAYFGGYVDDNFAELGRAIGLTESERETLARNSIKASFASESRKAELLR
- a CDS encoding D-arabinono-1,4-lactone oxidase, which gives rise to MASETWQNWAGTQRASPRQFATPRNTRELATLVAEAATRGWRVKAVGAGHSFTGAAVTDGVLVSLDNFSGIESITPTDDGALVTVLAGTRLRALNEALWERGYAMTNLGDIDAQSLAGALGTGTHGTGAAFGGLSTQIHSLEIVTADGAIVTASADQNPELFEAARIGLGAIGIITKFTLSCSPRFTLHAVEKPDTLSHILDTMEDECRGVDHFEFYWFPHTDRVLTKRNTRLPGDTPLNPVGAIRSFIEDDFMSNTLFEGVNRIAARAPAAIPTINQISSRLLGAREYTDRSYRVFASPRRVKFKEMEYAVPAEHVKDLLHEINQWLERTRTNVAFPVEVRFAAADDVWLSTANGRDTAYVAVHQYHRRSETEYFAAVEAMAKAVDGRPHWGKMHNRSVDDLRPTYAKLDNFIAVRDKYDADRVFDNDYLRQVLGE
- a CDS encoding TetR/AcrR family transcriptional regulator translates to MLNRLPADERRTQLIESAISIAEQRGVSSVTVRAVAEEAGVSLGVVHYCFESKEELIAAMGETLIVQLSESLQHAFGQVRHAPDLTGIQGLKELLHIGLTGMWPLIEATPDRQLLTYEITAQALRSRNLGAERAGAVASDQYRIMDEHAITFLEECAKISGTVWTESLQALARWSLAMIDGLVLRWLVDRDSDATIAEFGEMVQVIAGKAIEAPH
- a CDS encoding amino acid deaminase/aldolase — its product is MRTTLDRLTAATADVDPPLAALDLTTLRSNAADLVRRAGGTPVRVASKSVRCRAVLEETLGSGLTEQGGFRGIMAYSLREALWLVGLGARDILMGYPTVDRGALAQLAGDPLAIASITLMIDDDAQLDVIRSAASGTAPIRVCLDVDASLRIGPIHLGVRRSPLREPNDVAALALRARSRGFSVVGVMFYEAQIAGLPDTSAPIGWVKKASARELSHRRGAVVSAVTDAVGTLEIVNSGGTGSLEVSSADSVVTEVTAGSGLYVPTLFDRYRAFRPDPALFFALSAVRKPTPKVTTLFGGGYIASGPAGAARVPKPMRPLGLTLLRNEGAGEVQTPVTGRAAGDIAIGDRVWFRHAKAGELCERFDHVHLVDADGTATAVPTYRGDGQCFG